The DNA sequence AGAGACCATATTATTAACAAACACACTATGTCTTCAGTTTCGGTGGGCTACATCTGTTTAGCTTTGTGATACAGGTAACGGATAGCATGGTTAATGCTACACACAATTGGATCAGTCAGTTTAGATTCTAGCTCAAATCCCAAACATATACCAAATATGTCATACAACTGGATTTGTGGGAGAGGCATTTAAAAAGATGCACAAGTGTGGAGTTTGAAtatttcagtaaagaagtgaaagAAGCTGATACCCACTGATACTGTCACACATAGTTGTTGCTTTTGATAAGCTTAATTATTTAACAGGCAAACTAATACCAGATGTTAGCAGGTAAAGGGGGGACCTatgcatcatttaaacattatacGTGCTGAAATTCTCACatcaaactgaaaaaagtaacatcTTTGTGTCCACCTCTGGCTTCTGTTCTTTCCTAAATGTATCAACAACTCAATCAACAGAAACCAACATATGATATTTGTGAGGGTTTAAGGATAAACAATACCACAGATGCTGTTAATAGAGTAAAAGAAGTGACCGTCTGGATGAATATTCTGTGACTCAGAAAGTGAACACACATTTGGCCAAGTCACTACATTTTCCTATACACCTCATCTACATTGTGCACTAATTTCTcatgtaaaaaagaaataaaggaatattgcatgcttgtgtgtatcaatgagagtcagagagagagagagacagagcttGTGCTTGCCCAACATTGCACTGAGGTGTCAAAAACTGAGACACTTCGCCAAACAAAGAGACCCCAAGCTGAAGCCAAACAGCCTGCAGGACTGGTAGGTATGTCTACAATCAGTACaaatagagagagacatggTAGACTTAGCAGGAAAAGGCAGGGTGTATGGACACTGCAGACTATGAGTGATACATGGTTACTGTGGGGAGAAAATAACCCTGTTACTTATGTCCACAGGGATGACAGGCTTCTAAACTATTTGGGGTTTCATCTGTAGTCCACATCACATCCTCTGTACAGGCAGCTTGATCATCAATAGTGGAACCTCATGTGTAAACAGCTTCAAGCTTAAGCATTTAGATTGTCTGGTCTGATTATAGTAATGTCTGTTTTGGGGAAATAGAAAATAGTATTTGGTCAGGGATACGAATTATCACAGTAAAAACAGAGGACAATGGTTGGATATTTGTAATATCAGAGACAATAACTCCACTATTGTCTGCTATCTCAGCACAATGAGTGGCTGTACAGTGTTGATAGGACATAATACATTGtaaaacatgtcagtaacaCTGATGAGCACATGCACACTGTGAGCTCCTATGAGGCATATGATAAAGGACAGTATCAATGATTGTGTTCAGTCTGGACACATGGCTACAAATAATCCGTGTCTCTTCTTACCCAGAAGCTCTTTGGGGACCTCTGACACTTCCTCGCTCATTTTGCTGAAGATAATATCCCAAAACGAGGAGAACAGTTCAGTCAACACATCGAGAAGCCTCCAAATTTGAGGAAACAAGgagcaagagaaagagatagaggggggagagagagacagagagagagagagagtcagagtcagGTGGTGCCGTTTCTCCCGGTTACATGCTTCTCTCCTCGCGCGGTGTCCCGGACAATGTATCCGCGTTTATTTTGGGAGCATCTCTTTTCGGTTAAACCAGCGCGGGTTTCAGAGGTTGTATGCTGGCGAAAAGGGTAGGGGGAAAAAACGACTAGTGTCTCCTTAAGATCATGTTGAAACCCAGCAGCCTCTGCGCTTCAGAGGAATGAAAAGACCACCTCTCGCGCACATCCTCTCTGGACAGGGCCCTACAGTAAAGCTGTCGGTAATACAGGACCAGCCAATAGTGGGAACCGGGGCCCCTCCCCGCGCGGTGATGCGACAGTGAGGGAGCCGATGCGATGCCCGGGCGGTGTGGCGTGGCAAGAGGGGGCGGTGATGCTGGTGTCAGCCAGATATTAATGAGCAGGGTGCACCAACGGTCTACAAGCTGGGAACCAGGGACCCCTAGCGGTTCTCGCGGAGTGACACTGAATCACCTCCTCGATCCAATGTGTCTACTGCATCACAGTATAGAAAACTCAGTCCTTaatctgaatatatttataatgcaACTCTGAATGGATACTATAGCAATAACATGTAGGCCTACTAGACTACAACTAAAAAGGTCACTATAAAGTCATGACTAGAAGCATAAATACACTCTATTTCCCGAGGGGAATATTATGGGAATGTTACACTGAATGGAGCACAGCCCCAAGGCCAGCCCTACACtttaaagattaaatataaaaataaggtaaaataaagtagaaaataGCAAACCTCAAGCTGTAGGCCACCTATAGGCCGTAGGTTTCTAATGAACTACGCTGCAAATAGGTATGAAATTACAAAATATTATGAATGCAGAGTTGGGAAAGGTATCgacaacaaatatataaatgtttgaaagacaaaatgtttttaaaaaattaatctgTAACCTTTTGACATGTTCTACAcccatattaaaaaaaatgtctctgcAGTGACCAAGCATTTGACGAGTGAAGGTGGCGACATCTTGTGGTTATTTTGTTCAACTGCACTTCCACTATGACTTCTCATTTAAAAcgtattttatttaacttctgCACATCAAAGTTTACAGTTTAGTATCACATATTTTTACAGAATTCCATACATTTtcagaaaaatatattaatttagcCGTAATTCGTTTTCATATCAAAAATATAACAGAACAATATCAATGTATTGACTTGATCTATCTATGTAAACTAATTTATTTTCAAAACATTAGGATAATGCACATTCACTTGTTATAGATAAGCCTTTCTGAAAGGAAAACGTTCATCACAAACCTGTGAATGATGTTCATTACAACATCATTTCTATGATGACAATCTTTGAGGTAATGTATGTTCTGTCAATTAACGggcaaatgaaaaatatattaaaatacttgttttcaaatggaaacaaaaatgGCTTATTCCAGATAAAGAGGTACTGTATAAGTTTTACTCCCATGGACTCTGACAGCCATTTGAGTGCGTCAGAGAGATAAACTacaatttgttgtttgttcaatCTCCTTAAGACTCTTCTCCAGCTTTTCTGCCATCGAGTTGAGCTGTACAGCCTTCAGCATCTCAGGCAGGTTTTTCAGCGTCTCTGCTGGAGCCTGCTTCAGCCACTCTTTGATCTCATCCAGGAGAGACTCTCCAGATTTATGGATGTACCTGTTGGAGGGAAGTTATGTTTAATGTGCATCTGTGTCTTAAGTTAATTGACAGGTGAAGAGGGCAGTTAATGAAGATgcaagaagaggaaagaagagtgATACAAAACTTGAATGACTGTTTTTTGACTACAGGGTATTTTCACTGTTGGCTCACCTGTTGACAAATTTCCTCAGTTTTCCCACACGCCTCTCGTGCCTACTAAATAATCTTGAGGAGACTATCCGGAGTGTCTCACCTGGAGAGGAAAATCAAAAAACCCATGGATTGAATGATGAATTCCACACTTTTTCATCTATGCTGAGAAAATTTAATTCAGTTTGTAAAAATGTACCGTACACAGACAGATAGGTCACAGGTCACACTCTTACCTCCATTTGCAATATCCTGACAAGGGCCACACACTGTGTCGTGGTAAATTGTGCTGGGGAGGAGCACAATCTGCCCTTGTGCGCATTCCTGCTGTTTTACGCATGGCTGCAGCGCGGAGGACGAATTGGAGAAGTAGCCATCGGAACACGTTTCGCAGACAGTGTTAACCTTAGATGTACCTAAAGGAGACGACAGTTAATTTTTGGTTAATTACAGCCTTTTAAGTTACTGCGGTGCCCCTGGAGACACCATGTGCCGTGCGTATATCAGTGGAGTTGCCATGGACTTTGGAACCTTATCCTTTCATTTGGAAAACACTTGTTACTTCTACTAATATACATTGTTGAGTAACTGGTACATTGTTTATAGTGCTGTTATTTATATAAGGACTCGCACATTTTGAAACTACACTCTATAGTAGTGCAGTATATATGACAGAGATATCTCTGTTTAT is a window from the Scomber japonicus isolate fScoJap1 chromosome 10, fScoJap1.pri, whole genome shotgun sequence genome containing:
- the LOC128365775 gene encoding tumor necrosis factor receptor superfamily member 11B-like produces the protein MLFLPALVLLSDILCGASAVEVSPKYEHTDHLTGKTLFCDKCPPGTHMTAHCTTTKSTQCKPCRENHYTELWNYLPRCLYCNNLCYGNMEVEKECSAVSNRVCRCKEGFYWTNDFCMRHSECGPGHGVQAKGTSKVNTVCETCSDGYFSNSSSALQPCVKQQECAQGQIVLLPSTIYHDTVCGPCQDIANGGETLRIVSSRLFSRHERRVGKLRKFVNRYIHKSGESLLDEIKEWLKQAPAETLKNLPEMLKAVQLNSMAEKLEKSLKEIEQTTNCSLSL